The sequence below is a genomic window from Candidatus Coatesbacteria bacterium.
ATGCAGCAGGCCGACCCCGTCCTGCTGGAGCCGATCATGGAGGTCAAGGTGATCATCCCCGACGAATTCCTCGGCGACATCACCGGCGACTTCAGCTCCAAGCGCGGCAAGATCCTGGGCATGGAGATGCAGGGCAAGATGCAGGTCGTGCGCGGGATGGTTCCCGAGGGCGAGCTGACCAACTACGCCACCGAGCTGCGCAGCTTGACCGGCGGCCAGGGGACCTTCGAGATGACCTTCCACGGGTACGAGCGGGTACCCGGCGAGATCCAACAGAAGATCGTCGAGGAGTACAAGGCCGAGCAGGATAGCTAAGCTGTAACCGGTGTCCACTGGTGAGGCAGGGGACCCGGTCGGGTCCCCTGTCCACAATTCCGGCGCGACGGCTTCGGCCGGCCGCCGACCAACCGGTCCCTCGACGAAGAACACAACGGAGGTAGTCGTGGAGGTCATCGTCGCCGACGCCGCCGGGTTCTGCATGGGGGTCAAGCGGGCCTGCCAGATGGCCTTTCAGGCTGCCGCCCGTCAACCCGGACGAGTCAAGAGCCTGGGGCCGATCATTCACAACCCCCAACTCGTCGCCAAGCTGGCCGCCGAAGGGCTCGAGATCGCCGCCGAAGTCGACGAACTGGAGCCGGGGACGGCGGTGCTGATACGCAGCCACGGTGTGCCGCCCGAGGTCTACGAACGCGCCCGGGAGCTGGACCTGGAGATCATCGACGCCACCTGTCCCCTGGTGCGCAAGGCGCACCGCTTGACCAGCCGCCTGGCCGAGGAGGGTTACGCCGTGGTCATCGTCGGCGAGCCCGACCATCCCGAGGTGCGGGCCCTCAAGGCCTACGCCGGTGACGGAGCCCACGTCGTCGAAACCCCCGCCGACGTCGAGGCCCTCGACGACCTGGGCCGGATCGGCGTCGTCGCCCAGACCACCCAGTTGCTGTCCGATTATCAGCGCCTCGTCGGCGCCATGCTGGCCAAGGCCGAAGAGCTGAAAGCCTTCAACACCATCTGCGACGCCACCGCGCTGCGGCAACAAGCCGCCGAACGCCTAGCCGCCGTGGTCGACGCCATGATCGTCGTCGGGGGCAAGAACTCGGCCAACACCACCCGGCTCTACCAGCGCTGCCGCGACAAGCTCGGCCTGCCCGCCTGGCACATCGAGACCGCCGAAGAGCTCGATCCCTCCTGGTTCAGCGGCATGCAACGCCTCGGCGTCACCGCCGGCGCCAGCACCCCGGACTGGATCATCGAGGCCGTCGTCGAGCGCCTGCGCACCTTCTGATATGCCCGGCGACCTTTGAAAAACAGGACCGCCTGCGACCTCGGCCAGAACAAAGCACACGAGCCGGAACTGGTACGGTTTTTGCGGAGGCCGACCGTTATCATCGGCCGAACGGTCGCCGAGATGCAAAAACCGTACCAGTTCCGGCGGCCTCCGGTCCAGCGGTAACGGATCGTCGGCGGCCTGTTTTTCAAGGGTCGCCGGGAGTGGTTGTGAGAAAAAGGAGAAGCCGGGGGGCTTCTCCTTGACGCAGTTTGCGGGGACGGCGTCGGTCTAGTCGCCGGTTGGATTACCGGCGGCCAGTCGCCGGGCCAGCGGGGGCAGCAGGGCGATCATCGCCGTAGCGGCGGGCAGGCCGGGCAGCAGGGCG
It includes:
- the ispH gene encoding 4-hydroxy-3-methylbut-2-enyl diphosphate reductase, producing MEVIVADAAGFCMGVKRACQMAFQAAARQPGRVKSLGPIIHNPQLVAKLAAEGLEIAAEVDELEPGTAVLIRSHGVPPEVYERARELDLEIIDATCPLVRKAHRLTSRLAEEGYAVVIVGEPDHPEVRALKAYAGDGAHVVETPADVEALDDLGRIGVVAQTTQLLSDYQRLVGAMLAKAEELKAFNTICDATALRQQAAERLAAVVDAMIVVGGKNSANTTRLYQRCRDKLGLPAWHIETAEELDPSWFSGMQRLGVTAGASTPDWIIEAVVERLRTF